A section of the Amycolatopsis sp. AA4 genome encodes:
- a CDS encoding CdaR family transcriptional regulator, with protein sequence MADREENAVRTAALTDLVDWAGERLPRLIDDVCAASCERIGMYRDEKIVPRADLRRSIAVNLRFMVDALGGGQAPDQRAPKETGRRRAHQGAPLPEVLQVYRIACAMLWDLLVGRARETGSTDVLIDVASQLWQVTDEHAVRVTEAYRAASAELLVAQQRRRSALAEALLTGARGADSGPWEAGRLLGLSLDGKLTVVAAETRGLAEESLVGVERRLGRLGIVSAWHLSPTLQAGVVSLREDQYDALLSLLRELALARTGVSPMFRSLTETPRAVHLARTALSAIPPERSEVRAFDPSPLAAFVAYDPDEGRRLGEQVFGAVLELPAEERDVLLETLDAYFAHGGSSERAGQVLHCHANTVRYRLRRIRELTDRSLTDPRDLAELVTAMQALRVDAARSIEAQGS encoded by the coding sequence GTGGCCGACCGGGAGGAAAACGCTGTGCGGACCGCCGCCCTGACCGACCTCGTCGACTGGGCCGGGGAGCGGCTGCCCCGGCTGATCGACGACGTCTGCGCGGCGAGCTGCGAGCGGATCGGGATGTACCGGGACGAGAAGATCGTCCCGCGCGCGGACCTGCGCCGCTCGATCGCGGTGAACCTCCGGTTCATGGTCGACGCGCTCGGCGGCGGGCAGGCCCCGGACCAGCGCGCGCCGAAGGAGACCGGCCGCCGCCGGGCGCACCAGGGCGCGCCGCTGCCCGAGGTGCTGCAGGTGTACCGGATCGCCTGCGCGATGCTGTGGGACCTGCTGGTCGGCCGCGCCCGCGAGACCGGGAGCACCGACGTGCTGATCGACGTGGCGAGCCAGCTGTGGCAGGTCACCGACGAACACGCGGTCCGGGTGACCGAGGCGTACCGGGCGGCGAGCGCGGAACTGCTGGTCGCGCAGCAGCGGCGGCGGTCCGCGCTGGCCGAGGCGCTGCTGACCGGCGCGCGCGGGGCGGATTCCGGGCCGTGGGAGGCGGGCCGGCTGCTCGGCCTGTCGCTGGACGGCAAGCTGACCGTGGTCGCCGCCGAGACGCGCGGGCTGGCCGAGGAGAGCCTGGTCGGCGTCGAGCGGCGGCTGGGGCGGCTCGGCATTGTGTCGGCGTGGCATCTCTCGCCGACGCTGCAGGCCGGAGTGGTGTCGCTGCGCGAGGACCAGTACGACGCGCTGCTCTCGCTGCTGCGCGAACTGGCGCTGGCCCGCACCGGCGTGAGCCCGATGTTCCGCTCGCTGACCGAAACCCCGCGCGCGGTCCACCTGGCGCGGACGGCGCTGTCGGCCATCCCGCCGGAGCGGAGCGAGGTCCGCGCGTTCGACCCGAGCCCGCTGGCCGCGTTCGTCGCCTACGACCCGGACGAGGGCCGCCGGCTGGGGGAGCAGGTCTTCGGGGCGGTGCTGGAGCTGCCCGCCGAGGAACGCGACGTGCTGCTGGAGACGCTGGACGCGTACTTCGCGCACGGCGGTTCGTCCGAACGCGCGGGGCAGGTCCTGCACTGCCACGCCAACACGGTGCGGTACCGGCTGCGCCGGATCCGGGAACTCACCGACCGGTCGCTCACCGACCCGCGGGACCTGGCGGAACTGGTCACCGCGATGCAGGCGCTGCGGGTCGACGCGGCGCGTTCGATCGAGGCACAGGGGAGCTGA
- a CDS encoding alpha-L-fucosidase: MTTYPRRHALGMALGGAVLLGTAGTAAAANGPAQPVVTDGSGTPVVPPPPPVPVSLETWFDNDGIDSANAHDGNFDGSGYTFPAEQIPAGSTVTAGGVPFLLGSAAAGAKNNVVALGQRIDLPKGRYYGAAFLVACSYGGTGGNATVHYADGSTSTAALSGSDWYGSGGAVVSTFRYGPGGVADQNPVSIGTAQVWIDPAREAVALTLPKTAPPAANVPSLHVFALTLQPIAQGRSATVLDARATANLLQDGGPQAVEATVVNTGTVWLETRDRITVTLDVPGGRVRTPAPIPRLAPGEQTTVRLGLVPDRGLPAGTPATGRIRVLADRSTIATRTLPVPLGIPDFRPTDASLSAHRAPYWFCDAKFGIFIHWGVYSVPAWAPVGQQYAEWYWNNQQDPNGPTYAYHAKTYGESFVYDDFIPKFTAARFDPRSWVQLIADAGAQYYVLTSKHHDGFALWDTKVSGRNAKKLGPRRDLVADLFAASRKYTPGLRNGLYFSLPEWFNPDNPWMGHAPRNPYTGAPLPYTGYTAGRDFVKDLQAPQVLELISGFDPDVLWFDIGGVNDSRDVLTEYFNRAKNRRRPKDVTYNDRGGIPDHDFTTPEYTTYPNTVVAKWESSRGLDPFSYGYNRATPDDKYMTTDDVVHTLVDVVSKNGNFLLDIGPDFDGTIPAVMQQRLRETGAWLRTNGEAIYGTTYWSRMAQLGDLRFTVQPGSAFYVLSLVAPGAQLVVDAPVPIRQGDRVSLLGYGGPLHWSQSDGRLVVDVPAAARAAGKHVWVFKVDWR; encoded by the coding sequence ATGACGACCTATCCTCGTCGGCACGCGCTCGGCATGGCACTCGGCGGCGCGGTGCTGCTCGGGACGGCGGGCACCGCCGCGGCGGCGAACGGGCCAGCGCAACCGGTGGTCACGGACGGCTCGGGAACCCCGGTCGTGCCGCCGCCACCGCCGGTGCCCGTCTCCCTCGAGACCTGGTTCGACAACGACGGCATCGACTCCGCGAACGCGCACGACGGGAACTTCGACGGTTCCGGCTACACCTTTCCGGCGGAGCAGATCCCAGCGGGCAGCACGGTCACCGCGGGCGGCGTGCCGTTTCTGCTCGGCTCGGCGGCCGCCGGGGCGAAGAACAACGTCGTCGCGCTCGGCCAGCGCATCGATCTGCCGAAAGGCCGGTATTACGGTGCCGCGTTCCTCGTCGCGTGCAGTTACGGCGGCACCGGGGGCAACGCGACCGTCCACTACGCCGACGGCAGCACCAGCACCGCCGCCCTGTCCGGCTCCGACTGGTACGGCTCCGGCGGCGCCGTCGTCTCGACCTTCCGCTACGGACCGGGCGGCGTCGCCGACCAGAACCCGGTGTCGATCGGGACCGCGCAGGTGTGGATCGACCCGGCGCGGGAGGCGGTCGCGCTGACCCTGCCCAAGACCGCCCCGCCGGCGGCGAACGTGCCGAGCCTGCACGTGTTCGCATTGACGCTGCAGCCGATCGCGCAAGGCCGTTCGGCCACCGTGCTCGACGCCCGGGCGACCGCGAATCTGCTGCAGGACGGCGGTCCGCAGGCGGTCGAGGCGACGGTCGTCAACACCGGCACCGTCTGGCTCGAAACGCGCGACCGGATCACCGTCACGCTCGACGTCCCGGGCGGCCGGGTGCGCACGCCCGCGCCGATCCCCCGGCTGGCGCCAGGCGAGCAGACCACGGTGCGGCTCGGCCTCGTCCCCGATCGCGGCCTGCCCGCCGGAACCCCCGCGACCGGCCGGATCCGGGTGCTCGCCGACCGGTCGACGATCGCCACCCGGACCCTGCCGGTGCCGCTCGGCATCCCGGACTTCCGGCCGACCGACGCGTCGCTGTCCGCGCACCGCGCGCCGTATTGGTTCTGCGACGCCAAATTCGGGATCTTCATCCACTGGGGCGTGTACTCGGTGCCCGCGTGGGCCCCGGTCGGCCAGCAGTACGCCGAGTGGTACTGGAACAACCAGCAAGACCCCAACGGCCCGACGTACGCATATCACGCCAAGACTTACGGCGAATCGTTCGTCTACGACGACTTCATCCCGAAGTTCACCGCTGCCCGGTTCGATCCGCGTTCCTGGGTGCAGCTGATCGCGGACGCGGGCGCGCAGTATTACGTGCTCACGTCCAAGCACCACGACGGATTCGCCTTGTGGGACACCAAAGTCAGCGGCCGCAACGCGAAGAAGCTCGGGCCGCGGCGGGATCTCGTCGCGGACCTGTTCGCCGCGTCGCGCAAGTACACGCCGGGCCTGCGCAACGGCCTGTACTTCTCGCTGCCCGAATGGTTCAACCCGGACAACCCGTGGATGGGCCACGCGCCGCGCAATCCGTACACCGGCGCGCCGCTGCCCTACACCGGCTACACCGCCGGACGCGATTTCGTGAAGGATCTCCAGGCCCCGCAGGTGCTGGAGCTGATTTCCGGCTTCGACCCGGACGTGCTGTGGTTCGACATCGGCGGCGTGAACGACAGCCGTGACGTGCTCACCGAGTATTTCAACCGGGCCAAGAACCGGCGTCGCCCCAAGGACGTCACGTACAACGACCGCGGCGGCATCCCGGACCACGACTTCACCACGCCCGAATACACGACGTACCCGAACACGGTCGTCGCGAAGTGGGAATCGAGCCGGGGCCTGGATCCGTTCTCGTACGGCTACAACCGCGCGACGCCGGACGACAAGTACATGACGACCGACGACGTGGTGCACACGCTGGTCGACGTGGTGTCGAAGAACGGCAACTTCCTGCTGGACATCGGCCCGGATTTCGACGGCACCATCCCGGCGGTGATGCAACAGCGGCTGCGCGAGACCGGAGCCTGGCTGCGCACCAACGGCGAAGCGATCTACGGCACCACGTACTGGTCACGGATGGCCCAGCTCGGCGACCTGCGATTTACGGTGCAGCCGGGTTCGGCGTTCTACGTCCTGTCGCTGGTCGCGCCCGGCGCACAGCTCGTGGTCGACGCGCCGGTCCCGATCCGCCAGGGAGACCGGGTGAGCCTGCTCGGTTACGGCGGCCCGTTGCACTGGAGTCAGAGCGACGGCCGCCTGGTCGTCGACGTTCCGGCGGCGGCGCGGGCGGCGGGGAAGCACGTGTGGGTGTTCAAAGTGGACTGGCGCTGA
- a CDS encoding FdhF/YdeP family oxidoreductase has protein sequence MDERREDQPEFKPYHHPAAGWGAAKSVTQFLVRERELVAGPRAIVKMNHENGGFDCPGCAWPDDTKGLHLDICENGIKHVTWEMTRKRVGAEFFAAHPVSELDGWSDTALEAQGRLTEPLRYDEKTDRYVPISWDKAFELVGATLRGLDSPDQAAFYTSGRLGNEATFLYQLWAREFGTNNLPDCSNMCHEASGRALQAALGTGKGTADIHDWEQADALFIMGVNAASNAPRMLTALAEAHRRGAQIVHVNPLVEAGATRTIIPHDFVRMATFQSTPTSTLNLQPRIGGDLAFLRGMAKALLEMAETDPGAINSEFLETYTTGAEKYRVVCETTSWAELERQSGLTEAEIRAAAKIYRDADRSIISWCLGVTQHEHGVDTVREIVNLLLLRGNIGRPGTGPSPVRGHSNVQGNRTCGIDHRPAAEFLDKLAEVCGIDPPRHHGLDTVGTIEAMHRGDVRVFVGMGGNFALAAPDTPYTAAGLRKCELTVQVSTKLNRSHLEHGKQALILPCLGRTEKDFQTGGLQSTSVEDAMSMVHLSTGMKKPASPHLLSEPAIIAGMASATLPESPTPWADYVGDYDRIRDTMARVLDGFEDFNTRVREPLGFRIRQAARERVFHTPSGRAEFSTAELPDVVPAVGTLALGTMRSHDQWNTTIYSDDDRYRGIKNLRTLVFLNAEDMRDRGLSEFDEVDITATAKDGTKRSVRRYRAIPYDIPRGCAAGYMPEMNVLCAIGDYSTQSDQPLMKHLKVTVERSG, from the coding sequence GTGGACGAGCGACGCGAGGACCAGCCGGAGTTCAAGCCATACCACCATCCGGCAGCGGGCTGGGGCGCGGCGAAAAGCGTGACGCAGTTCCTCGTCCGGGAACGGGAACTCGTCGCCGGCCCGCGCGCGATCGTGAAGATGAATCACGAGAACGGCGGATTCGACTGCCCGGGCTGCGCGTGGCCGGACGACACCAAGGGCCTGCATCTCGACATTTGCGAAAACGGGATCAAGCACGTCACCTGGGAGATGACGCGGAAACGCGTCGGCGCGGAATTCTTCGCCGCACACCCAGTGTCCGAACTGGACGGGTGGAGCGACACCGCGCTGGAGGCGCAGGGCAGGCTCACCGAGCCGCTGCGTTACGACGAGAAGACCGACCGGTACGTGCCGATCTCGTGGGACAAGGCGTTCGAGCTGGTCGGCGCGACGCTGCGCGGCCTCGACTCCCCGGACCAGGCGGCGTTCTACACGTCCGGGCGGCTCGGCAACGAGGCGACGTTCCTGTACCAGCTGTGGGCGCGGGAGTTCGGCACGAACAACCTGCCGGACTGCTCGAACATGTGCCACGAGGCGAGCGGCCGCGCGCTGCAGGCCGCGCTCGGCACCGGCAAGGGCACCGCGGACATCCACGACTGGGAGCAAGCCGACGCGCTGTTCATCATGGGCGTGAACGCGGCGTCGAACGCGCCCCGGATGCTCACCGCGCTCGCCGAAGCGCACCGCCGCGGCGCGCAGATCGTGCACGTCAACCCGCTGGTCGAGGCCGGGGCCACGCGCACGATCATCCCGCACGACTTCGTCCGGATGGCGACCTTCCAGTCGACCCCGACGTCCACGCTCAACCTGCAGCCCCGCATCGGCGGCGACCTGGCGTTCCTTCGCGGGATGGCAAAAGCGCTGCTTGAGATGGCAGAGACCGATCCTGGCGCGATCAACTCGGAGTTCCTCGAGACCTATACCACGGGCGCCGAGAAGTACCGCGTCGTCTGCGAAACGACGTCCTGGGCGGAGCTGGAACGGCAGTCCGGGCTGACCGAGGCCGAAATCCGCGCGGCGGCGAAGATCTACCGCGACGCCGACCGGTCGATCATCAGCTGGTGCCTCGGCGTGACGCAGCACGAGCACGGCGTCGACACCGTCCGCGAGATCGTGAACCTGTTGCTGCTGCGCGGAAACATCGGCCGCCCCGGGACCGGTCCGTCGCCGGTGCGCGGGCACAGCAACGTGCAGGGCAACCGCACCTGCGGCATCGACCACCGCCCGGCGGCGGAGTTCCTCGACAAGCTCGCCGAGGTCTGCGGCATCGACCCGCCGCGGCACCACGGGCTCGACACGGTCGGCACGATCGAGGCGATGCACCGCGGCGACGTGCGCGTGTTCGTCGGCATGGGCGGCAACTTCGCGCTCGCCGCGCCGGACACCCCCTATACCGCGGCCGGGCTGCGCAAGTGCGAGCTGACCGTGCAGGTCAGCACCAAGCTCAACCGCAGCCACCTCGAACACGGCAAGCAGGCGCTGATCCTGCCCTGCCTCGGGCGGACGGAGAAGGACTTCCAGACGGGCGGGCTGCAGTCGACGTCGGTCGAGGACGCGATGAGCATGGTCCACCTGTCCACCGGCATGAAGAAGCCCGCGTCGCCGCACCTGCTGTCCGAGCCCGCGATCATCGCCGGGATGGCGAGCGCGACGCTGCCGGAAAGCCCGACGCCGTGGGCGGACTACGTCGGCGACTACGACCGGATCCGCGACACCATGGCGCGGGTGCTGGACGGATTCGAGGACTTCAACACCCGCGTCCGCGAACCCTTGGGTTTCCGCATCCGCCAGGCCGCGCGCGAACGGGTCTTCCACACGCCGTCCGGACGCGCCGAGTTCTCGACCGCGGAACTGCCGGACGTCGTCCCCGCCGTCGGCACGCTGGCGCTGGGCACGATGCGCTCGCACGACCAGTGGAACACGACGATCTACTCCGACGACGACCGGTACCGGGGCATCAAGAACCTCCGGACGCTGGTGTTCCTGAACGCCGAGGACATGCGGGACCGCGGGCTGAGCGAATTCGACGAGGTCGACATCACGGCCACGGCGAAGGACGGGACGAAACGCTCGGTGCGGCGCTACCGGGCGATCCCGTACGACATCCCGCGCGGCTGTGCGGCGGGGTATATGCCGGAGATGAACGTGCTGTGCGCAATCGGTGACTACAGCACGCAGAGCGATCAGCCGTTGATGAAGCACTTGAAGGTCACCGTCGAGCGCTCCGGTTGA
- a CDS encoding YbhB/YbcL family Raf kinase inhibitor-like protein: protein MRRTRIALFALLVLCAASFHPAAASARAAFALTSTAFADGGMIPKVHDCASSGDGDPEKKDESPPLAWSGAPEAAKSYAIVMHDLDNGIIHWVIYDIPATTAELPQNVDHAYQPAVPAGSRQAYYRGSANFFGYQGPCTTDHTYEWTVHALNKESLTELDSTSSTQAAENAIDAATTATASLRGNS from the coding sequence GTGAGACGCACCAGAATCGCTCTCTTCGCCCTGCTCGTCCTCTGCGCCGCGAGTTTCCACCCCGCCGCCGCGTCGGCGCGCGCCGCCTTCGCCCTCACCAGCACCGCGTTCGCCGACGGCGGGATGATCCCCAAGGTCCACGACTGCGCCAGCAGCGGCGACGGCGACCCGGAAAAGAAGGACGAGTCGCCGCCGCTGGCCTGGTCCGGCGCGCCGGAGGCGGCGAAGAGCTACGCGATCGTCATGCACGACCTCGACAACGGCATCATCCACTGGGTCATCTACGACATCCCGGCAACCACCGCCGAACTGCCGCAGAACGTCGACCACGCGTATCAGCCGGCCGTTCCTGCCGGGTCACGGCAGGCCTACTACCGCGGCAGCGCGAACTTCTTCGGATACCAGGGCCCGTGCACGACCGACCACACCTACGAGTGGACCGTGCACGCACTCAACAAGGAGTCGCTCACCGAACTCGACTCCACCTCGTCCACCCAGGCCGCGGAGAACGCGATCGACGCGGCGACCACCGCGACGGCTTCGCTGCGCGGGAACTCGTAG
- a CDS encoding tetratricopeptide repeat protein produces MGDDPARNNVSGGVFHGPVVQARDIAGSVIVTGKPGASNLWTRPEKWPLARDWNPISAGTHWARSLPDGDNVPPYIERDIDVTLREAVAAAGETGDLVLLVGNSAAGKTRAAFEAIQAVLPELRVATPVTAAEVLATTETIERAGVRCLLWLDNVDLHLKSGAVDQATLEDCRRLRVPVIATIRVNRYKSFSDAAGSSLADGVDPALAQTARIGARVLETTEPIVLSRIWSAAELERASASTDERVRDAVAHHGPHGVAEYLAAGPAIWSEWRRSVDVEGKPRGAALIGAAIDLARAGLPGPYPQELLAELHEHHLEAMGGVLLRPEPLDEAFAWASEIRLGVTSPLLPAAGGMWRVFDYLVDRMESLEPCPPVPDVVWPHAARAADPADLMGVATAAAEAATRVSFRIAEEIWRPIAAADAGPISALALFNLGVLCSEADRPEESIELFKHAADRGEPRSAFNLGVLADRAGDKAAGRSWTIRAAELGYGPALFRLGFAAEEQGLLSEAEDWYRQGAALGDHQSATNLGKILSLACREEEAQQWFLRAAEEGDEIATFNIGLFHHEAGRLDEAERWYLLGIERGSAEAANNLSNIYKNAGDQAGAERWLRHAADAGYPGAAFNLGLLYEESGQPREAESWFRRAADNGHLQAIHALGRIRLNEGRLDETISWLQRAVDLGDREADGIIGDLLLDLGRTEEAVPHLTVAAEAGHQDSAFNLGTIYANNGEVNESAHWYRQAAEGGDAEAAANLADVLFRAGRVASAVWWSGRAGDLRAAAAES; encoded by the coding sequence GTGGGCGACGACCCAGCGCGAAACAACGTCTCTGGCGGCGTCTTTCACGGACCGGTAGTTCAGGCTCGCGATATCGCCGGTTCGGTCATCGTGACTGGGAAGCCTGGTGCCTCCAACCTGTGGACACGCCCGGAGAAATGGCCGCTGGCACGGGACTGGAACCCCATATCAGCGGGCACGCACTGGGCGCGGTCGCTCCCCGACGGCGACAACGTTCCGCCCTATATCGAACGTGATATTGACGTGACGTTACGTGAGGCGGTAGCGGCAGCCGGAGAAACCGGCGATCTGGTTCTGCTCGTCGGCAACTCCGCAGCAGGCAAGACCAGAGCAGCGTTCGAAGCAATCCAGGCCGTGCTCCCGGAACTCAGGGTCGCAACCCCCGTGACCGCCGCCGAGGTGCTCGCGACGACAGAGACCATCGAGAGAGCTGGCGTCCGCTGCCTCCTGTGGCTGGACAATGTGGATCTGCACCTGAAATCTGGTGCGGTCGACCAGGCTACTCTTGAGGATTGCCGACGGTTGCGGGTCCCTGTCATCGCGACGATTCGGGTGAATCGGTACAAATCTTTCAGCGACGCCGCAGGCAGCTCGCTGGCCGACGGGGTCGATCCGGCGTTGGCCCAAACCGCCCGAATCGGTGCCCGCGTGCTCGAGACGACCGAGCCGATTGTGCTCTCCCGCATCTGGAGCGCCGCAGAGCTTGAGCGGGCAAGCGCCAGCACCGACGAACGGGTCAGAGACGCGGTGGCGCATCACGGTCCCCATGGAGTCGCCGAGTACCTCGCGGCGGGTCCGGCAATCTGGTCGGAGTGGCGGCGTTCTGTCGACGTCGAGGGCAAGCCGCGGGGTGCTGCTTTGATCGGGGCGGCGATCGACCTCGCCCGCGCGGGCTTGCCCGGCCCGTATCCGCAGGAATTGCTCGCCGAATTGCACGAACATCATCTGGAGGCCATGGGCGGCGTCTTGCTTCGTCCGGAACCGCTCGACGAGGCCTTCGCCTGGGCAAGTGAAATCCGGCTCGGCGTCACCAGCCCTCTCCTTCCCGCAGCCGGAGGGATGTGGCGCGTCTTCGACTACCTCGTCGACCGCATGGAAAGCCTCGAGCCCTGCCCTCCGGTTCCCGACGTCGTGTGGCCGCATGCCGCGCGAGCCGCTGACCCTGCCGACCTGATGGGCGTGGCGACCGCTGCGGCCGAAGCAGCGACACGTGTCTCCTTTCGAATTGCGGAGGAGATCTGGCGTCCTATCGCCGCAGCCGACGCTGGGCCAATCTCTGCTTTGGCGCTGTTCAATCTCGGAGTTCTGTGCAGCGAGGCTGATCGTCCGGAGGAATCGATCGAACTCTTCAAACACGCCGCAGACCGCGGAGAGCCCCGGTCCGCCTTCAACCTGGGCGTGCTCGCTGACCGGGCAGGAGACAAGGCTGCGGGACGATCGTGGACCATTCGAGCCGCGGAACTCGGATACGGGCCCGCTTTGTTCAGGCTTGGCTTCGCAGCAGAGGAACAGGGCCTTCTGTCCGAGGCCGAGGACTGGTACCGGCAGGGTGCGGCGCTGGGGGACCACCAGTCAGCGACAAATCTCGGGAAGATCTTGAGCCTTGCCTGCCGAGAAGAAGAAGCACAGCAATGGTTTCTTCGCGCGGCGGAGGAAGGTGACGAGATCGCCACCTTCAACATCGGCCTGTTCCACCACGAAGCCGGACGGCTCGACGAGGCCGAACGATGGTACTTGCTGGGCATCGAACGCGGATCCGCCGAAGCCGCCAACAACCTGAGCAATATTTACAAGAATGCGGGCGACCAAGCCGGTGCGGAAAGATGGTTGCGCCATGCCGCCGACGCCGGATACCCGGGTGCAGCTTTCAACCTCGGCCTGCTGTACGAGGAGTCCGGCCAGCCCCGAGAAGCCGAATCATGGTTTCGGCGCGCCGCAGACAACGGACACCTCCAGGCTATCCATGCGCTCGGCAGGATCCGCTTGAACGAGGGTCGGCTCGACGAGACGATTTCCTGGCTTCAACGAGCCGTTGACCTGGGTGACCGCGAGGCGGACGGGATCATCGGCGACCTTCTCCTCGATCTCGGGCGGACCGAAGAAGCGGTCCCGCATCTGACTGTCGCGGCCGAGGCAGGCCATCAAGATTCGGCGTTCAATCTCGGCACGATCTACGCGAACAACGGCGAAGTGAACGAGAGTGCACACTGGTATCGCCAAGCAGCGGAAGGCGGGGACGCCGAAGCTGCAGCGAATCTGGCTGATGTGCTGTTCCGCGCCGGTCGCGTCGCCTCAGCTGTGTGGTGGAGCGGCCGCGCCGGCGATCTGCGCGCAGCAGCTGCCGAGAGCTGA
- a CDS encoding CBS domain-containing protein, with amino-acid sequence MTAPDFRGASTVAEAMLRAPKVLDASATVGEVRALFADDHVHAALVVARGTLLSVVERPDLDGLPDALPASEAGRLTGRVAAPEADLHATWRGMSRRRLAVVDESGRLLGLLCLKRSGRGFCSDADVAARAQDRASGCWGGPSRPAPASVSASPL; translated from the coding sequence GTGACCGCCCCGGATTTCCGCGGCGCGTCGACGGTCGCCGAAGCGATGCTCCGGGCGCCGAAGGTGCTCGACGCGTCGGCGACGGTCGGCGAGGTGCGCGCGCTCTTCGCCGACGACCATGTGCATGCCGCGCTGGTCGTCGCGCGGGGAACGCTGCTGAGCGTCGTGGAACGGCCGGATCTGGACGGGCTGCCGGACGCGCTTCCGGCCTCCGAGGCGGGTCGGCTGACCGGCCGGGTGGCGGCTCCGGAAGCGGACCTGCACGCGACGTGGCGGGGGATGTCCCGGCGCAGGCTCGCGGTGGTGGACGAGAGCGGACGGTTGCTGGGTCTGTTGTGCTTGAAGCGCAGCGGTCGCGGGTTCTGCTCGGACGCCGACGTGGCGGCCCGGGCGCAAGACCGGGCGAGCGGGTGTTGGGGCGGCCCGTCGCGGCCCGCCCCGGCCAGCGTCAGCGCCAGTCCACTTTGA
- a CDS encoding FUSC family protein produces MPVATSAAAARSFDGGEWWHAGRVAAGLLIPGLALLAAGRPDLIIFAAFGSFTGMYGRAESRALRLRHQLQAGAVLLSGVSLGVLLSACHAPPWLLVVTEAAFSFGCALVTNRLDLSPRGPFFGIFALGAIALVPAGRVEPWAGIALCAGTIAGCVLIGLTGPERPPAPRTSTCAPECGAACALVHAARYALAIAAAGAVGLLLGVDHANWAMASAAVPLAAADPRSRLHPRLHSVLDRSAHRVLGTLAGLVVTALLLLPGFGAAPLALAVIVLLFPTELFMSRHYGIALGFFTPLILVMTELAAPAAPATLLTARVADTLVGVAAGIAAAVLVRAPCRSAAVRRSV; encoded by the coding sequence GTGCCGGTGGCGACCTCGGCCGCAGCCGCGCGCTCGTTCGACGGCGGCGAATGGTGGCACGCGGGACGCGTCGCGGCCGGGCTGCTCATTCCGGGGCTGGCACTGCTCGCGGCGGGCCGTCCGGATTTGATCATTTTCGCCGCGTTCGGTTCTTTCACCGGAATGTACGGCCGCGCCGAGTCGCGCGCACTCCGCCTCCGGCACCAGCTGCAGGCGGGTGCAGTGCTGCTGAGCGGCGTCTCGCTGGGCGTGCTGCTGTCGGCCTGCCACGCGCCGCCGTGGCTGCTGGTGGTCACCGAGGCCGCGTTCTCGTTCGGCTGCGCACTCGTGACGAATCGCTTGGATCTGAGCCCGCGCGGTCCGTTCTTCGGGATCTTCGCCCTCGGCGCGATCGCCTTGGTGCCCGCCGGACGAGTCGAACCGTGGGCCGGAATCGCCTTGTGCGCGGGCACGATCGCCGGATGTGTCCTCATTGGACTGACCGGCCCGGAACGCCCGCCCGCGCCGAGGACGTCAACCTGCGCACCGGAATGCGGTGCGGCCTGCGCCCTGGTGCACGCCGCCCGCTACGCACTGGCGATCGCCGCCGCGGGCGCGGTCGGTCTGCTGCTCGGCGTGGACCACGCGAACTGGGCGATGGCCTCGGCCGCGGTGCCACTCGCGGCGGCCGATCCGCGCAGCCGGTTGCATCCGCGCCTGCACAGCGTGCTGGACCGCAGCGCGCACCGCGTCCTCGGGACTCTCGCCGGACTGGTCGTGACGGCTTTGCTGCTGCTGCCGGGATTTGGCGCCGCGCCGCTGGCACTGGCGGTGATCGTGCTGCTGTTCCCGACGGAGTTGTTCATGTCCCGCCACTACGGAATCGCGCTGGGCTTCTTTACCCCGCTGATCCTGGTCATGACGGAACTGGCCGCGCCCGCCGCACCCGCGACCCTGCTGACGGCGCGGGTGGCGGACACGCTGGTCGGCGTGGCGGCGGGCATCGCGGCGGCGGTGCTGGTCCGCGCCCCGTGCCGGAGCGCGGCGGTCAGGCGGAGCGTGTGA